In Toxoplasma gondii ME49 chromosome X, whole genome shotgun sequence, a single genomic region encodes these proteins:
- a CDS encoding hypothetical protein (encoded by transcript TGME49_235360~Signal peptide predicted by SignalP 2.0 HMM (probability 0.976) with cleavage site probability 0.960 at residue 39) gives MPSSSLSSLSLGFKLSCRVLCFRLLSAFLICSFPNTVHSVTPPSPLSCIIGTIALSAYVFWLFKPSTVSSLSKSISVVLSSAHLPALDDTKRATARMRGDEEVEDLFAGVFDRGAYVARLKELNAAAEKIFFYNKMLIVVDEQLNGIRMALGAYRRGEVESARRLTSGVVCSSASSRLARDKNSTLADSPCDGVGDASGLSDCALVGSTFLYCSPTVLPTFLVQLAAKLEARRDKYRSERKEAIRKLLEMNPSATEMSERECRLLLAEPVSQQKKAETD, from the exons ATGCCTTCGTCCAGtctttcatctctctctctgggttTCAAACTGTCCTGCCGCGTGCTTTgctttcgtctgctctctgcatTCTTGATTTGTTCCTTTCCCAATACTGTACACTCCGTTAcacctccctctcctctcagTTGCATTATCGGGACAATTGCTTTATCCGCGTACGTCTTCTGGCTTTTTAAGCCGTCTACCGTGTCGTCTCTTTCAAAATCTATCTCGGTTGTTTTATCGTCTGCACATCTGCCAGCACTCGACGACACGAAGAGGGCCACCGCAAGAATGAGGGGTGACGAAGAGGTAGAAGATCTCTTTGCTGGAGTTTTCGACCGCGGAGCTTACGTCGCGCGACTCAAGGAACTTAATGCTGCCGCCGAGAAGATTTTTTTCTACAACAAG ATGCTCATCGTTGTGGACGAACAGCTCAATGGCATTCGAATGGCGCTTGGCGCCTACCGCCGCGGAGAAGTCGAATCCGCTAGACGGTTAACCAGTGGTGTCGTGTGTTCGTCTGCAAGCAGCAGGCTTGCGCGGGACAAGAACTCCACACTCGCAGACAGTCCGTGCGACGGCGTTGGCGATGCAAGTGGTCTTTCTGACTGTGCTTTAGTCGGTTCAACTTTTCTCTACTGTAGCCCAACTGTCTTACCTACGTTCCTTGTCCAA CTCGCAGCGAAACTGGAAGCCCGGCGTGATAAGTACCGCTCCGAACGCAAAGAGGCAATCCGCAAGTTGCTCGAAATGAATCCGAGCGCCACTGAGATGAGTGAAAGGGAGTGCCGCCTGTTGCTGGCAGAGCCCGTGTCACAAcaaaagaaggcagaaacagaTTAG
- a CDS encoding hypothetical protein (encoded by transcript TGME49_235370): MLTVSNSPSDMPSTPMRSAGSQAAHVSPLSTPTGRVGDKSAHVWSNSGSGSGVEDGVASYEGGHQSGSVTAHQKRFRAQSRNISSAKSGSTKKGSSSAAAESSGTHIVRGLLAAANACQNSGACWPDNRVLQFGAGGASASGALNAVVSDPRFFLHAKTPESMCKNGSASQPVCGTGSTRVGTHLTTPGSSQHPMELHGGVPSDSAVGAVRRALDQWFGVSSSGSDSGAGGSVPGLGSSRNHLITEAMLAGSVAALGAADSAGSWPPVPFLGGANTARGDRATASPPASVAGACSGTSVSCRSFCRGASCEPSKKSTDASKHAAGSTQTHAKSSDVSLSGLSSSQGSVSSTKRSTQTKAGPKVAAESGVVPTIEAGSLPLYRGPDPLPTCLYRRLYDPLGPVMFSFPPLQGAQHARAEIRLWPRDVDRVISQNSSKRKVHRAVWLSPVEPKIAFPVALKFVEDGNIRDGRSIKREIECHLYIYQRLGQLMAGKTYNRLEDAWPCAEMFGYYLDKKNPGMSVLVTRKLSGPDFFDVIRTEHTSTFNARTALLYEQHKLQWCLLAMERIAQYGRLGIRHNDIKPDNIVLDFYATPDSNERLLDVKLIDLGTASMQHAKDFTGGTSWYESPEQKVLEFHTKKQRNLEAAKQIDIGLPSDAWGAGLSITEVLMGRRVVDVMKPPLGPGPLDFRGAEGWAVEPKDWVHCARQALGLDREHQRFPLCAEAARLVFSMLVRPKPAMRATVEDVLPHLRLFADEATFQAMRKYQEPAPETSSGSMRGSCVASFSHQS, from the exons ATGTTGACAGTGTCAAACAGCCCGTCGGACATGCCGAGCACTCCGATGAGGAGTGCGGGAAGTCAGGCCGCCCATGTTTCGCCACTGTCGACTCCGACAGGCAGAGTTGGAGACAAGTCCGCGCATGTGTGGAGCAACAGCGGCAGTGGGTCAGGCGTCGAGGATGGCGTCGCTTCGTATGAGGGCGGCCACCAATCCGGTTCCGTTACGGCGCATCAGAAGCGTTTCAGGGCGCAGAGTCGCAACATCTCGAGCGCAAAAAGCGGCTCGACCAAGAAAGGCTCCTCCAGCGCGGCGGCCGAGAGCTCGGGGACTCATATTGTTCGCGGCCTTCTCGCAGCGGCGAACGCTTGCCAGAACAGTGGCGCGTGTTGGCCAGACAATCGAGTTCTTCAGTTCGGGGCCGGCGGCGCGTCTGCCAGTGGTGCGTTGAACGCTGTCGTCTCAGACccgcgcttctttctgcatgcgaagacgCCCGAATCCATGTGCAAGAACGGAAGCGCCTCCCAGCCGGTCTGCGGGACAGGAAGCACGCGAGTCGGCACGCACCTCACCACTCCCGGAAGCTCTCAACACCCCATGGAACTCCATGGTGGAGTGCCTAGCGACTCGGCCGTCGGAGCAGTTCGCCGCGCACTGGATCAGTGGTTCGGAGTTAGCAGCAGCGGCTCGGACTCTGGCGCCGGCGGATCCGTCCCCGGTTTGGGAAGCTCTCGGAACCACCTCATCACAGAGGCGATGCTTGCTGGCAGCGTCGCGGCGCTCGGCGCGGCGGATTCTGCAGGAAGCTGGCCCCCTGTGCCCTTCTTGGGTGGCGCAAACACAGCAAGGGGAGACCGTGCCACCGCAAGTCCTCCCGCCTCCGTCGCTGGCGCTTGTTCAGGCACCTCCGTATCCTGTCGGAGCTTCTGCCGAGGCGCATCCTGCGAACCCAGCAAGAAATCCACCGATGCATCCAAGCACGCTGCTG GGTCCACTCAAACGCACGCCAAGTCCTCCGATGTCAGCCTTTCAGGTCTCTCATCCTCGCAAGGCAGTGTGTCCTCCACCAAGAGAAGCACGCAGACAAAAGCTG GCCCGAAGGTGGCAGCAGAGAGTGGTGTCGTCCCGACAATTGAGGCGGGCAGCTTGCCGCTTTACCGAGGTCCTGATCCGCTTCCCACGTGCTTGTATCGGCGCCTATATGACCCTTTGGGGCCGGTCATGTTTTCCTTTCCGCCTCTCCAAGGGGCGCAGCATGCGCGCGCTGAGATTCGCTTGTGGCCGCGAGACGTGGACCGCGTGATTTCGCAAAACAGCAGCAAACGCAAAGTTCACAGGGCCGTCTGGCTGTCTCCGGTTGAGCCGAAGATCGCATTTCCTGTCGCGCTGAAGTTTGTCGAAGACGGAAACATTCGCGACGGCCGGAGCATCAAGCGCGAAATCGAGTGTCATCTGTACATCTATCAGCGCCTGGGTCAGCTGATGGCAGGCAAGACGTACAACAGGTTGGAGGACGCCTGGCCGTGCGCTGAAATGTTTGGATACTACTTGGACAAGAAGAATCCGGGAATGTCTGTTTTGGTGACGCGGAAACTGTCCGGCCCTGATTTCTTCGACGTGATCCGAACCGAGCACACTTCCACTTTCAATGCCCGCACAGCGCTTTTGTACGAACAGCATAAGTTGCAGTGGTGTCTGCTGGCCATGGAACGCATTGCGCAGTATGGTCGCCTGGGAATTCGCCACAACGATATCAAGCCAGACAACATTGTGCTGGACTTCTACGCCACTCCTGACTCGAACGAGCGTCTCCTCGACGTGAAGCTCATCGACCTCGGGACCGCGTCAATGCAGCATGCGAAGGATTTTACTGGAGGGACGTCGTGGTACGAGTCTCCGGAGCAGAAGGTTCTGGAGTTCCACacaaagaagcagcgaaactTGGAGGCAGCAAAGCAGATCGACATTGGTCTGCCGTCCGATGCCTGGGGCGCGGGACTCTCGATTACAGAAGTCCTCATGGGTCGTCGCGTGGTAGATGTCATGAAGCCGCCACTCGGGCCGGGCCCTCTGGATTTCCGCGGAGCTGAAGGTTGGGCTGTGGAGCCTAAAGACTGGGTTCACTGCGCCCGTCAGGCTCTGGGTCTTGACCGCGAGCATCAGCGCTTCCCGCTGTGTGCCGAGGCAGCCCGCCTTGTCTTCTCCATGCTTGTGCGCCCTAAGCCGGCGATGCGCGCCACCGTCGAAGACGTCCTTCCTCATCTCCGGCTCTTCGCAGACGAAGCGACTTTCCAGGCGATGAGAAAGTACCAGGAGCCAGCTCCTGAAACGAGCAGCGGCTCGATGCGAGGGTCTTGCGTCGCGTCATTCTCGCACCAGTCCTGA
- a CDS encoding hypothetical protein (encoded by transcript TGME49_235380), translated as MPRPGVFELNYGEESRHSPVPKDPSTVTYGDASVGVVHHPLPAAGMYRQPCAFPHGSGFSKQSNETAFPDYPSTEHVAQRYVPPMDDKRQWAGHTSYYAPATMEQRGYQDARYFGAELMPKSQGGENPQNHPIMPSEAAEYGPRKPDCGRLIAAPHEGQVNNLSQVDGRICGTLPVIDNQSFQVEPCFRAPTIATGIPRLQTMKGRDAFAQDATRQRALQGHRTADLLKTPFDYDLFHRTRLPPSAGASIQAAGKEIDWSEKKLFRKAVVSTVFASDQVAERLRQDLPSPNTRDGQRTNADHGNRRNWSENIESLLRQATPVESSAENDPIFTAKVEERSFDSSLLYHGCRHLKKRSAFGHTPDAVAQLLRSSAEAGKGERPLVPSRPSRPSQHDSTQLKRVLSYHPDPEADSKGCFEQRARLRRSQLVTAKNSCRWGVNVFGYDLSPPRRNRLYALRDHLDSKLVPNQSTDDATHIKPRHTNVLSTSLHMSKLVPVTDLSPRPSFRYHADTGSLDATLLPVDAVPQERIGRRLISPPESSLQSNFVPSHEEVGRHKRFLVNSRDSLQGNMIPIVKECTRRRK; from the exons ATGCCGAGACCAGGCGTTTTTGAGCTCAATTATGGGGAGGAAAGCCGGCACTCACCTGTACCAAAGGACCCGTCGACGGTGACGTACGGTGACGCCAGCGTGGGAGTTGTCCACCACCCGCTGCCGGCTGCCGGAATGTACAGGCAACCCTGTGCGTTTCCTCATGGATCAGGCTTTTCAAAGCAGTCGAACGAGACTGCGTTTCCAGACTATCCATCAACGGAGCATGTTGCTCAGCGTTACGTTCCTCCTATGGACGACAAACGCCAGTGGGCCGGCCACACTAGCTACTACGCGCCGGCCACTATGGAACAAAGAGGTTACCAGGATGCGAGGTACTTCGGCGCTGAACTTATGCCCAAGTCTCAGGGAGGAGAGAATCCGCAAAACCATCCAATCATGCCTTCGGAGGCTGCAGAATATGGCCCCCGTAAACCCGACTGTGGCCGCCTCATTGCAGCCCCTCATGAAGGGCAGGTCAACAACCTCTCGCAGGTTGATGGACGGATATGCGGAACGCTGCCTGTTATCGATAATCAGTCTTTCCAGGTGGAACCGTGTTTTCGTGCTCCTACTATAGCGACTGGCATCCCTCGATTGCAAACTATGAAAGGGCGTGATGCTTTCGCTCAGGATGCGACACGCCAACGAGCGCTCCAGGGCCACAGAACTGCCGACCTTCTTAA GACTCCCTTCGACTACGACTTGTTTCACCGAACCAGACTTCCACCTAGCGCGGGTGCCAG CATTCAGGCAGCAGGGAAAGAAATTGACTGGTCTGAGAAGAAGCTCTTTCGAAAAGCGGTTGTCTCCACAGTCTTTGCAAGCGACCAG GTTGCGGAGCGCCTGCGGCAAGATCTTCCCTCTCCAAATACCCGGGATGGACAAAGAACAAATGCTGATCATGGCAACCGAAGAAATTGGAGTGAAAATATTGAGTCTCTTCTACGGCAAGCTACCCCAGTGGAGA GCTCGGCCGAAAACGACCCCATCTTCACTGCTAAAGTCGAGGAACGTTCTTTTGACAGCTCGCTCCTGTACCACGGATGCCGACATTTGAAGAAACGCTCCGCTTTCGGACACACCCCGGATGCAGTAGCACAGCTTCTGCGGAGCTCGGCTGAAGCCGGAAAAGGGGAAAGGCCCCTTGTCCCCTCCAGACCCTCTCGCCCCTCCCAGCATGACTCGACGCAGCTCAAGAGGGTGCTCTCGTATCA TCCCGACCCAGAGGCTGACTCTAAAGGCTGTTTCGAACAACGCGCGCGCTTACGAAGATCACAACTCGTGACAGCGAAGAATTCTTGTCGTTGGGGCGTCAACGTGTTCGGCTACGACCTTTCCCCTCCCCGTCGGAACAGACTCTATGCGCTTCGTGATCATTTGGAC TCCAAGCTGGTCCCCAACCAAAGCACGGACGACGCCACGCACATTAAGCCGCGCCACACCAACGTGCTGTCGACCTCGTTGCACATG TCAAAGCTAGTCCCCGTTACGGATTTGTCTCCGCGACCGTCTTTCCGATATCACGCGGACACCGGCAGTTTGGAT GCCACCCTGCTGCCGGTGGATGCGGTTCCACAAGAAAGGATCGGTCGACGACTGATCAGTCCACCTGAGAGTTCCCTGCAG TCCAATTTCGTTCCTTCACACGAAGAGGTGGGGCGCCACAAGCGTTTCCTGGTCAATAGTCGTGATAGTCTTCAA GGCAATATGATCCCTATCGTCAAGGAGTGTACTCGACGGCGCAAGTGA
- a CDS encoding PAN domain-containing protein (encoded by transcript TGME49_235390), producing MGRIGRIAACLALAEVGRSCLGAGPGHKSVESFTVAEAAAPVPVDAKLAWCYELNVDFRSHDVEKVEDAGIATPNLCQAMCAVSPSCYYWTWVPQTGSCYLKDQLAPQNRVQDDTAKGMVSGPKTCGPSPTICLEYGVDYVGYDIEKVETGGVQYAQECQRLCYEKEGCYFFSWVSETRNCYLKGPAALTGRKLDSTTVGIVSGPKTCGSIIQPLPPSSGSCYESGVDYTGFDVEKLETTSKISPQHCQMACFQHAQCFYWTWTPTSEGNFCYLKSNLAPIGKRRTPETQSFVSGPKRCPSSGSTQTCFENDFDYYGNDIEKIEDGSIQSDIACQQACAHLKGCAFFTFSRQQKWCYLKSYKALAGRRASSVTGDLVSGPAHCSYFQNPDTSLNCYEQDVDLVGSTLKVVSIGRVTSPVMCQQLCGLWGMCMYFTWSSLDKSCALKTGTALHGWKKDETTKGLVSGPKKCGESQVPCQEAGVSYPGYNIMRITSGHVRSPAMCQKLCQTTPGCRYWTWQPTDNACELKGRAALTGRQQNDETRQMISGPKFCSAVTAGCYEVDVDYWGNDIQKLEDELVASPSICQGYCQRRTDCRFWTWVSATQSCYLKNVNGVYGRRRDSTTGGMVSGPAFCPQQPQCFEDSVDYTGYDLEKVETGKITTPAMCQTLCQQRDLCRYWSWVSHTKNCYLKGQFALMGRRDDSSTSGIVSGPQYCTTTPTECHEYGYDYSGHDVTKIVSGSVKSPNTCETLCEHEPDCFFWTWDRKENNCYLKDQYAPHGRIQDSRTVSLISGGLGSSNTFKGRFSDACVEDEVAYAGYDLPTSATVVGTSLGNVRGKQNGSFVCQTMCRATQSCFYWSYDQAANRCFLKNQYALQGRVRNESTKNFVSGSRDCVPKPSQCHELDVDYRGYDLKKIETQQIQSYHVCQEICRVTDGCHYWTWSSQTFNCYLKTDHAFSTRVEDQFSVGLVSGPKRCAPAGASCWEYGVDFYGYDIQKIEDGSVISAALCQGLCKQKPLCDYWTWNSETNSCYLKNSSAPLGRLQDLSTAGMISGPRECPATQPDCRELNIDYYGNDVHKYEDGDVTTANECQWLCQNKADCFFWTYLTEQRFCYLKNYAAAGTRVPHNDAISGPKNCLTTTTGDIGNSSTGTCFEHDIQYVAPALPHSARVTGPEGCQALCQAEPLCTVFEFYVHSERCIMKDLSQLSPLDPVYKRTVPGIISGPRECPTTVTTAPPVSSGCFQVGIEYIGHDLTQENSVLPTATSAATCQAFCAAAANCKYWTYVAATSQCTLKDEHANANSMSNAYAVSGPKTCASAA from the exons ATGGGACGGATTGGGAGAATTGCCGCttgcctcgctctcgccgaAGTCGGCCGGAGTTGTCTTGGCGCCGGTCCCGGGCACAA ATCTGTCGAATCTTTCACTGTGGCTGAAGCCGCTGCACCTGTACCAGTCGACGCAAAGCTTGCAT GGTGCTACGAGCTGAACGTGGACTTCCGAAGCCATGACGTGGAGAAGGTTGAAGACGCGGGCATCGCCACTCCGAATCTGTGTCAGGCCATGTGTGCGGTATCACCCTCCTGTTACTATTGGACTTGGGTTCCCCAGACAGGTAGCTGTTACCTGAAGGACCAGCTTGCCCCCCAGAATAGAGTGCAAGATGACACCGCCAAGGGCATGGTATCGGGTCCGAAGACGTGCGGGCCGTCTCCGACGA TCTGCTTGGAATATGGGGTTGACTACGTGGGGTACGATAtcgagaaggtggagacggGCGGCGTTCAATACGCACAGGAGTGCCAGCGTCTCTGCTATGAGAAAGAGGGTTGCTACTTTTTCAGCTGGGTCTCGGAAACGCGAAACTGCTACCTTAAGGGACCAGCTGCCTTGACAGGCCGCAAGCTCGACTCTACGACCGTTGGCATTGTGTCTGGTCCGAAGACGTGCGGGAGCATCATCCAACCCCTCCCTCCAAGCTCTG GTTCCTGCTACGAAAGCGGCGTGGACTACACAGGCTTCGACGTAGAAAAGCTCGAGACAACATCCAAGATCTCGCCACAACATTGCCAAATGGCCTGCTTTCAGCATGCTCAGTGCTTCTACTGGACATGGACGCCAACGTCGGAAGGCAACTTCTGTTACCTGAAGTCTAATCTCGCTCCCATtggcaagagaagaacgcctgAAACCCAGTCGTTCGTGTCCGGACCGAAACGCTGCCCGTCCTCTGGCTCAACACAAA CGTGCTTTGAGAACGATTTTGACTACTACGGGAACGATATTGAGAAGATAGAAGACGGCAGCATTCAAAGTGACATCGCCTGCCAGCAGGCATGTGCACACCTTAAGGGATGCGCTTTCTTTACATTCAGTAGACAGCAGAAATGGTGCTACTTGAAATCTTACAAAGCACTAGCAGGACGTCGCGCAAGCAGTGTTACCGGCGACTTGGTCTCGGGCCCGGCACACTGTTCTTACTTCCAGAACCCAG ACACCTCTTTGAACTGCTACGAGCAGGACGTCGACCTGGTTGGTTCTACCTTGAAAGTTGTCAGCATTGGAAGGGTCACATCGCCGGTGATGTGCCAACAACTGTGCGGTCTCTGGGGAATGTGCATGTATTTCACATGGTCATCGCTCGACAAGAGCTGTGCACTGAAGACTGGAACAGCACTGCATGGCTGGAAGAAGGATGAAACTACAAAGGGACTCGTCTCAGGACCCAAAAAGTGTGGAGAGTCGCAAGTTC CTTGCCAGGAAGCTGGCGTCTCTTACCCGGGTTACAACATCATGCGCATCACCAGCGGACACGTCCGCAGTCCCGCAATGTGCCAGAAGCTTTGCCAGACAACGCCAGGTTGCCGCTATTGGACGTGGCAGCCAACGGACAATGCCTGCGAGCTGAAAGGCAGAGCGGCACTTACTGGTCGTCAGCAGAATGATGAAACAAGACAGATGATTTCGGGGCCCAAATTCTGCTCTGCAGTCACCGCTG GTTGCTATGAAGTCGATGTGGACTACTGGGGTAATGACATTCAAAAGCTCGAAGACGAACTTGTGGCAAGTCCGAGCATCTGCCAAGGATACTGTCAAAGAAGAACAGATTGCAGGTTCTGGACGTGGGTTAGCGCGACACAGAGCTGCTATCTGAAGAATGTGAATGGCGTCTACGGTCGTCGTCGAGACTCCACCACAGGCGGCATGGTCTCCGGCCCAGCCTTCTGCCCTCAGCAGCCAC AGTGCTTCGAGGATAGTGTGGACTACACAGGATACGACCTGGAAAAAGTTGAAACAGGAAAAATCACGACTCCTGCAATGTGCCAGACACTATGCCAGCAACGGGATCTGTGCCGCTACTGGTCGTGGGTCAGCCACACAAAAAACTGTTATTTGAAGGGCCAGTTCGCTCTGATGGGAAGGCGCGACGATTCGTCAACGTCAGGCATCGTCTCTGGACCCCAGTATTGCACGACGACGCCGACAG AATGCCACGAATACGGCTACGACTACTCGGGGCACGACGTGACAAAGATCGTCTCTGGGTCGGTGAAGTCCCCCAATACATGCGAAACTCTCTGCGAGCATGAGCCGGATTGCTTCTTCTGGACATGGGAtagaaaggaaaacaactGTTACTTGAAAGACCAATACGCGCCACACGGCCGGATTCAAGACTCTCGTACCGTGTCCCTCATCTCTGGTGGCCTTGGATCGAGCAACACGTTCAAGGGTCGATTCTCTG acgcctgcgtcgaggatGAGGTCGCGTACGCTGGTTATGATTTGCCTACATCTGCTACCGTTGTCGGAACGAGCCTGGGAAACGTTCGCGGGAAACAGAACGGCTCTTTCGTCTGTCAGACTATGTGCCGGGCGACACAGTCGTGTTTCTACTGGTCTTATGACCAGGCCGCAAACCGATGCTTCTTGAAAAACCAATACGCGCTTCAGGGACGCGTGCGCAATGAATCGACCAAAAACTTTGTTTCGGGCAGTCGCGATTGCGTGCCCAAACCCTCAC AGTGCCACGAACTGGATGTCGACTACCGTGGATACGACCTCAAGAAAATCGAGACGCAGCAGATCCAGTCGTACCACGTATGCCAAGAGATTTGCCGTGTCACCGACGGCTGCCATTACTGGACGTGGTCCAGTCAAACCTTCAACTGTTACCTCAAGACTGACCACGCCTTCAGCACGCGCGTCGAAGACCAATTCAGCGTCGGTCTCGTGTCTGGACCCAAGAGATGCGCCCCTGCTGGAG CAAGCTGTTGGGAATACGGTGTGGACTTCTACGGTTACGATATTCAAAAGATCGAAGATGGCTCGGTAATTTCGGCTGCCCTTTGCCAAGGGCTCTGCAAGCAGAAGCCGCTGTGTGATTACTGGACGTGGAATTCTGAAACGAATAGCTGCTACCTGAAGAACAGCAGTGCCCCATTGGGAAGGCTTCAGGACCTCTCTACAGCTGGAATGATCTCGGGACCCCGAGAATGTCCCGCTACACAGCCTG ACTGCCGTGAGCTGAACATCGACTACTACGGCAACGACGTTCACAAATATGAAGATGGGGATGTGACTACGGCCAACGAGTGCCAGTGGCTCTGCCAGAACAAGGCTGACTGCTTCTTCTGGACTTACCTGACCGAACAGCGATTCTGCTACTTGAAGAACTACGCAGCGGCGGGGACACGTGTCCCCCATAATGATGCCATTTCCGGCCCTAAGAACTGCCTGACTACTACCACAGGCGATATCGGAAACTCATCAACTGGCACTTGCTTTGAACATGACATTCAGTACGTCGCACCAGCCCTCCCCCATTCAGCGAGAGTCACTGGCCCCGAGGGATGCCAGGCACTCTGCCAAGCAGAACCTCTGTGCACCGTTTTCGAGTTTTACGTTCACAGTGAACGATGCATCATGAAGGATCTCAGCCAATTGTCGCCGCTGGATCCCGTGTACAAGAGAACCGTTCCTGGAATCATTTCCGGTCCAAGGGAGTGCCCAACAACCGTCACGACTGCTCCCCCCGTCTCCTCTGGTTGTTTTCAAGTCGGAATTGAGTATATCGGCCACGATCTTACACAAGAAAACAGCGTACTACCTACAGCTACATCAGCAGCCACCTGCCAGGCTTTCTGCGCGGCTGCAGCCAACTGCAAATACTGGACTTACGTGGCTGCCACTTCACAATGCACCCTCAAGGACGAGCACGCAAATGCCAACAGCATGAGCAATGCGTATGCTGTGTCAGGTCCAAAGACGTGCGCCTCTGCTGCGTAA